One region of Candidatus Hydrogenedentota bacterium genomic DNA includes:
- a CDS encoding tetratricopeptide repeat protein — MKATANELQFRWFTAAAIVLTGFIAYTNTFSNEFVWDDASSILLHKHVQDPAKIGQLFREDLHAFGRGQGNFYRPLLAVSFMADYAWAFDGKTEAGVPQPAVFPFHLTSTILHVGAALWLLALLCRMRAPRSVFLAVPLLWVVHPLHTEAVAYISGRGDSMAAFFMFAALWFGLWEGSPRKRVAGMILSGLFFVAAVLSKESALVLPFLYLPLLVWAPRADGTKPAKSDRIGRLPPIGIMTAILIVYAFLRTTVLNFGSDSAAPAAGLTARLLETGQAVAMYTKLIFVPTGLHMERSLAGAPAWLGLVGLLILLAIVAVSIGAVVRGHSRIAAAGAWFLITWFPISGIIPLNAPMAEHWLYVPLAGALWMLLEIAGLTFSAKPMPYVCYTAVYLCCLVLIALTVERNSDWRTNETLYVATLKDNPTSIRVHYNLAATYQDLLDNPAGARRHFERVIQLYQEKKDAEGLDKSIFWDDELDAHLSLGDILMEIRPDQAMEHYARVLSVSPEGERKGLVGMAAFGMGRCSLRLGQFEQAEQFFKKAIVLIPELKTEADRMLSRGI, encoded by the coding sequence ATGAAAGCAACCGCAAACGAACTGCAATTCCGTTGGTTTACAGCGGCAGCGATTGTTCTCACGGGGTTTATCGCCTATACGAATACCTTTTCCAACGAATTCGTATGGGACGATGCCTCATCAATACTCCTCCACAAGCACGTCCAGGACCCCGCCAAAATCGGGCAACTTTTTCGTGAAGACTTGCATGCCTTCGGCAGAGGACAGGGCAATTTCTACCGGCCGCTCCTCGCCGTTTCGTTTATGGCCGATTACGCGTGGGCTTTCGACGGAAAGACCGAAGCGGGCGTACCGCAACCCGCTGTATTTCCCTTTCATCTTACCAGCACCATTCTCCACGTGGGAGCCGCCCTCTGGCTGTTGGCGCTTCTGTGCCGAATGCGCGCGCCGCGGTCTGTCTTCCTGGCCGTGCCGCTATTGTGGGTGGTGCATCCCCTGCATACGGAGGCGGTCGCGTACATCAGCGGCCGTGGCGATTCGATGGCGGCGTTCTTCATGTTCGCGGCACTATGGTTTGGGCTCTGGGAAGGCAGCCCCCGCAAACGCGTCGCGGGGATGATACTGAGCGGATTGTTCTTCGTGGCGGCCGTTCTGAGCAAAGAATCCGCCCTGGTGCTGCCGTTCCTATACCTCCCGCTGTTGGTCTGGGCGCCGCGCGCCGATGGGACGAAACCGGCCAAAAGCGACCGCATCGGCCGTCTGCCGCCGATTGGCATCATGACCGCTATTTTGATCGTTTATGCGTTTTTGCGCACAACGGTTCTGAATTTCGGCAGCGATTCGGCGGCGCCAGCAGCGGGGCTCACGGCCCGCCTGCTTGAAACCGGCCAAGCGGTGGCGATGTACACAAAGCTCATTTTTGTCCCCACCGGCTTGCATATGGAACGTTCGCTTGCGGGCGCGCCAGCTTGGTTGGGACTCGTGGGACTCCTGATCCTCCTGGCAATTGTGGCCGTATCGATAGGGGCGGTTGTCAGGGGTCATTCGCGCATCGCCGCGGCCGGCGCCTGGTTTCTGATCACATGGTTTCCGATCTCGGGCATCATCCCGCTCAACGCGCCGATGGCTGAGCATTGGCTTTACGTTCCCTTGGCGGGCGCGCTCTGGATGTTGCTTGAGATCGCCGGGTTGACGTTTTCGGCAAAACCGATGCCCTATGTCTGCTACACCGCTGTCTACCTCTGCTGCCTGGTCCTGATTGCCCTGACAGTCGAACGCAATAGCGACTGGCGAACCAATGAAACGCTATATGTTGCCACGCTTAAAGACAATCCCACATCCATCCGCGTTCACTACAATCTGGCCGCAACGTACCAGGACCTGTTAGACAACCCCGCCGGCGCACGTAGACATTTCGAACGCGTCATTCAGCTCTACCAAGAGAAGAAGGACGCCGAGGGCCTGGACAAAAGCATCTTCTGGGACGACGAACTCGATGCGCATTTATCGCTGGGCGACATTCTAATGGAAATACGGCCCGATCAGGCCATGGAGCACTATGCACGTGTGCTCTCTGTAAGCCCCGAGGGAGAAAGGAAGGGCTTGGTGGGAATGGCCGCCTTCGGAATGGGACGGTGCAGTTTGCGGTTGGGCCAATTCGAACAAGCCGAACAGTTCTTCAAGAAAGCCATCGTACTTATTCCCGAACTGAAGACCGAGGCCGATAGGATGCTTTCTCGTGGTATTTGA
- a CDS encoding class I SAM-dependent methyltransferase, translating into MSSEETRPFERVARYYEVLANARKRLERESPLLSEVFERAPGERVLDLACGTGLHAFWFAQQGASVTATDLSEGMIAYARSHRAHERVDYRAGDMRTPPAGTWDLAICMGNSLSLLIAEADLRRVFSRVGERLSRSGLFLFQVLNYGRPDARQPRHRVEDALLPEGKLVAVKNLVPVGNYTLLALNFFVEEEQGRFQSAVDTAVLRHWSQDELIALARESALETEGLYGGFRGEPFETSVSPDLIVLLRKV; encoded by the coding sequence ATGTCTTCTGAAGAGACGAGGCCTTTCGAGCGCGTCGCGCGGTACTACGAGGTTCTCGCCAATGCCCGGAAACGCTTGGAACGGGAGAGCCCGCTCCTGAGCGAGGTTTTTGAGCGTGCCCCGGGCGAGCGAGTGCTGGACCTCGCGTGCGGGACGGGGCTGCATGCATTTTGGTTCGCTCAGCAGGGCGCGAGTGTTACCGCCACCGATTTGAGCGAAGGAATGATCGCCTATGCGCGAAGCCACCGGGCTCATGAACGCGTTGACTACCGGGCCGGCGATATGCGCACGCCGCCCGCCGGCACGTGGGATCTCGCCATCTGCATGGGCAATTCCCTTTCCCTGCTCATCGCGGAGGCCGACCTCCGCCGGGTATTCTCGCGTGTGGGAGAGCGGCTGTCGCGGAGCGGACTGTTCCTTTTCCAGGTGCTGAATTATGGCCGTCCCGATGCGCGCCAGCCCCGGCACCGAGTCGAGGACGCTTTGCTCCCCGAAGGAAAGCTGGTCGCCGTCAAGAACCTTGTTCCCGTCGGGAACTACACACTGCTCGCACTGAACTTCTTTGTGGAGGAAGAACAGGGACGGTTCCAGTCCGCCGTGGACACGGCCGTCTTGAGACATTGGTCACAAGACGAGTTGATAGCGCTTGCACGGGAAAGCGCGCTGGAGACGGAGGGCCTTTACGGAGGGTTCCGCGGCGAACCGTTCGAGACGTCGGTCTCGCCGGACCTCATCGTCCTGCTAAGAAAGGTCTGA
- a CDS encoding nucleotidyltransferase: MALHPDLRAFIELLNSHGVDYVVVGAHAMAYHGCPRYTGDIDLFLRVSDENAQRMERVICAFGFKDTGLSARDFSEEHQIIQLGFPPNRIDLLTTLTGVPFDDAWSGAVSARLEGLPVRILSREHLIVNKKALGRAKDLADLEWLGGE, from the coding sequence ATGGCGCTACATCCCGACTTGCGCGCGTTTATCGAGTTGTTAAACTCCCACGGCGTTGACTATGTGGTTGTTGGCGCGCACGCCATGGCCTATCACGGCTGCCCGCGCTACACGGGGGATATCGACCTCTTTCTGCGGGTTTCTGACGAGAACGCGCAGCGCATGGAACGGGTCATATGTGCTTTCGGGTTCAAAGACACGGGACTCAGCGCCCGGGACTTCAGCGAGGAACACCAGATCATCCAGCTCGGCTTTCCGCCGAACCGCATCGACCTGCTAACGACATTGACCGGGGTTCCGTTCGATGACGCGTGGTCTGGGGCCGTCAGCGCACGATTGGAGGGGCTCCCCGTCAGGATACTGAGCCGGGAACATCTGATTGTGAACAAGAAGGCGCTCGGCAGAGCCAAGGACTTGGCCGACCTCGAGTGGCTCGGGGGCGAATAG